Proteins from a genomic interval of Gemmatimonadota bacterium:
- a CDS encoding UvrB/UvrC motif-containing protein, with amino-acid sequence MTPCQACHVRDAEVELTQVVGDEVTTLRLCGKCAAERGVPAESQVADSPLGAFLAAMGQGATPLAAAAATGEPCPTCGATLDDFRASGRLGCADCWVAFERPLRDLLRRVHGGTRHVGRRYRSATDAGDPASDLIRERLRLRESLREAVAAEQFELAAELRDRLRGLEG; translated from the coding sequence GTGACCCCGTGCCAGGCGTGTCACGTCCGTGATGCGGAGGTCGAGCTGACGCAGGTGGTGGGCGACGAAGTCACTACCCTGCGCCTTTGTGGCAAGTGCGCGGCCGAGCGCGGCGTTCCCGCCGAATCCCAGGTGGCGGATTCGCCGTTGGGAGCGTTTCTCGCGGCGATGGGGCAGGGGGCCACTCCGCTGGCGGCGGCTGCGGCGACCGGAGAGCCGTGCCCGACCTGCGGCGCAACGCTCGACGACTTCCGGGCATCGGGACGACTGGGATGCGCCGATTGCTGGGTTGCCTTCGAACGGCCGTTGCGGGACCTCCTGCGGCGGGTGCACGGCGGCACGCGCCACGTTGGTCGGCGGTACCGCTCGGCCACCGATGCTGGCGACCCGGCCTCGGACCTGATCCGCGAGCGGCTCCGGCTGCGCGAATCGTTGCGCGAGGCAGTCGCGGCGGAACAGTTCGAGCTCGCGGCCGAACTCCGCGACCGGTTGCGGGGGCTCGAGGGATGA
- a CDS encoding ATP--guanido phosphotransferase — protein sequence MTGPQNAGGDDELPWLSASGPWADLVVSTRVRLARNLTGVGFRGRNSEAEREGVLESVRRAATDSPSLAGAALHRLDLLPLEGRRWLQERQMVSRELAGVDPVGRVHGGGAVLVAGAVAVMLNEEDHLRVQGLRSGFALDQAFADAECADGELGARLSFAFHPEFGYLTACPTNVGTGLRASVLIHLPGLVLTREIAKVLQGLAQVGLTYRGLYGEGSEVLGNLFQLSNQTTLGKSESELLDHLGRLVRQVMECEIQARDVLRRDAAAVLDDRVWRAWGLLSHARAVTFEELVELLSSVRLGVSLGILPPLPLGTMNRLLVLAQSAHVARAAGTGLEDEALAVHRATLVRRLFADEGRAR from the coding sequence ATGACCGGCCCGCAGAATGCCGGGGGTGATGATGAGCTGCCCTGGCTCTCCGCCAGCGGCCCCTGGGCCGACCTGGTGGTCTCTACGCGGGTCCGTCTCGCCCGAAACCTGACAGGGGTCGGCTTTCGGGGGCGAAACAGCGAGGCGGAGCGTGAGGGGGTGCTGGAGAGTGTCCGACGGGCGGCGACCGACAGTCCGTCGTTGGCCGGGGCGGCTCTCCACCGGCTCGATCTGCTCCCGCTCGAGGGGCGCCGCTGGCTGCAGGAGCGGCAAATGGTCTCGCGGGAACTCGCCGGCGTCGATCCGGTGGGGCGGGTCCACGGCGGCGGGGCCGTGCTGGTTGCCGGGGCGGTCGCGGTGATGCTGAACGAGGAGGATCACCTGCGCGTGCAGGGGCTCCGGTCGGGGTTCGCGCTCGATCAGGCATTTGCCGATGCAGAGTGCGCCGACGGTGAGCTTGGAGCGCGACTTTCCTTCGCCTTCCACCCCGAATTCGGCTATCTTACGGCCTGTCCGACCAACGTCGGCACTGGGCTGCGCGCCTCGGTGCTGATCCACCTCCCGGGCCTTGTTCTTACCCGCGAGATCGCCAAGGTGCTGCAGGGTCTGGCCCAGGTCGGGCTGACCTACCGCGGGCTCTATGGCGAAGGGAGCGAGGTCCTCGGGAACCTGTTTCAGCTCTCGAATCAGACCACGCTTGGCAAGTCGGAAAGCGAATTGCTCGATCACCTCGGGCGGCTGGTTCGTCAGGTGATGGAGTGCGAAATCCAGGCGCGCGACGTGCTGCGGCGCGACGCGGCCGCAGTGCTCGACGATCGGGTCTGGCGCGCGTGGGGGCTCCTGAGCCACGCCCGTGCGGTGACCTTCGAGGAACTGGTCGAGTTACTGAGTAGCGTCCGACTCGGCGTCAGCCTCGGCATCCTGCCGCCGCTGCCGCTGGGGACAATGAACCGGTTGCTGGTGCTGGCGCAGTCTGCGCATGTGGCACGAGCGGCCGGGACCGGCCTCGAGGATGAGGCGCTGGCGGTGCATCGGGCGACGCTCGTGCGCCGTCTGTTCGCAGATGAGGGGAGGGCACGATGA